The proteins below come from a single Micromonospora citrea genomic window:
- a CDS encoding response regulator, with protein sequence MTTRILLADDHALVRRGVRLILDSEPDLTVVAEAGDGAEAVALARSERPDLAILDIAMPRMTGLQAARELSRQQPDLRILILTMYDNEQYFFEALKVGANGYVLKSVADRDLVEACRAAVRDEPFLYPGAINALIRTYLERTARGESLPARAITEREEEILKLVAEGHSSKEIARLLFISVKTVERHRANLLQKLGLRDRLELTRYAIRAGLIEP encoded by the coding sequence CGTATCCTGCTCGCCGACGACCACGCCCTGGTGCGCCGCGGGGTCCGGCTCATCCTCGACAGCGAACCGGACCTGACGGTCGTGGCCGAGGCCGGCGACGGCGCCGAGGCCGTCGCGTTGGCCCGGTCCGAGCGCCCCGACCTGGCCATCCTCGACATCGCCATGCCGCGGATGACCGGCCTGCAGGCGGCCCGGGAGCTGTCCCGGCAACAGCCGGACCTGCGCATCCTGATCCTGACGATGTACGACAACGAGCAGTACTTCTTCGAGGCGCTCAAGGTCGGCGCCAACGGCTACGTGCTCAAGTCCGTCGCCGACCGGGACCTGGTGGAGGCCTGCCGTGCGGCCGTACGCGACGAGCCGTTCCTCTATCCCGGCGCGATCAACGCCCTGATCCGCACCTACCTGGAACGCACCGCCCGGGGCGAGAGCCTGCCGGCCCGGGCCATCACCGAACGGGAGGAGGAGATCCTCAAGCTCGTCGCCGAGGGCCATTCGTCGAAGGAGATCGCCCGCCTGCTGTTCATCAGCGTCAAGACCGTCGAACGGCACCGGGCCAACCTGCTGCAGAAGCTCGGCCTCAGGGATCGGCTCGAACTGACCCGCTACGCCATCCGGGCCGGCCTGATCGAGCCGTGA